A genomic stretch from Hemibagrus wyckioides isolate EC202008001 linkage group LG20, SWU_Hwy_1.0, whole genome shotgun sequence includes:
- the LOC131371111 gene encoding GTPase IMAP family member 8-like isoform X2 — protein sequence MRRSQFKNSSPHRDVQSPVTQLRLVLLGRTGSGKSATGNTILDKECFPSALSMSSVTKQCKRECGVVQGRSLAVIDTPGWFDTSLHQNKITEEVLRCLAMCSPGPHAFLLIIPIARFTEEQQQTVDMIEKVFKGNFSDHTIIIFTRADELEGETIEQFISEQDERIQDLIAQFGGRFLDFNNKNPENRQQVKQLLKKLDELLELNKYHHFTNRETEVVEKAVTMLEQKKQEKLDESIKKAKQEVRQIAEHRKADIIKALETENQDIERTKNHIHGIILSLTAEINKENENLYEAPQRLQVLQGSLENAKIRLRNLEKEKELRIKESEEKKKEVEKWMKEEEQRREQEHPEMKCSQFENSSRSPHRDVQSPVTQMQLVLLGRTGSGKSATGNTILNQKCFPSKPCMGSVTKKIQKECGVVQGRSLAVIDTPGWFDTAGEQSKITQEVQRCLSMCSPGPHAFLLIIPIARFTEEQQQTVDMIEKVFEGNFSDHTIIIFTRADELEGESIEQFISEQDQRIQDLIARFGGRFLAFNNKNPENREQVNHLLKKLDELQEKLDDSIKKAKQKIRQIAERRKADIIKDLETENQDIERRRSHIQITILSLTAEINKENENLYEAPQRLQVLQGSLENAEISLRNLEKEKELKIKESEEKKKEVEKWMKEEEQRREQEEREKALNEDGKEWYYNEKYMTILKYLIIFLGGAGVGVGFTFLPALFMTAAPVGIAAELAALLGPELAAAVMAAATKAAPLIGVASKVAPMVTSLCSIQ from the exons ATGAGGCGTTCCCAGTTCAAGAACTCCAGTCCACACAGAGACGTCCAGTCCCCAGTGACACAGCTACGGTTGGTGCTGCTGGGCAGAACAGGTTCAGGTAAAAGTGCCACTGGAAACACCATCTTGGATAAAGAATGTTTTCCATCTGCACTGAGCATGAGCTCAGTGACAAAGCAATGCAAGAGGGAATGTGGAGTAGTTCAGGGGCGGAGCCTGGCAGTGATTGACACTCCTGGCTGGTTCGACACTTCCCTccaccaaaataaaataacagaggAAGTGCTACGATGTCTGGCCATGTGTTCACCTGGACCACATGCGTTTCTGCTCATCATACCAATCGCTCGCTTCACAGAGGAGCAGCAGCAGACTGTAGACATGATTGAGAAGGTTTTCAAGGGGAACTTCAGTGACCACACGATCATCATATTTACCCGTGCAGACGAGCTGGAAGGAGAGACAATTGAGCAATTTATATCAGAACAGGACGAGAGAATCCAGGATCTAATTGCACAATTCGGTGGGCGGTTCCTGGATTTCAACAACAAGAACCCAGAGAATCGGCAGCAGGTGAAACAGCTCCTGAAGAAGCTGGATGAGTTGCTGGAACTTAACAAGTACCATCACTTCACCAACCGGGAAACAGAAGTTGTAGAGAAGGCAGTAACAATGTTGGAAcagaaaaagcaagaaaaactgGATGAATCAATTAAGAAGGCCAAGCAGGAAGTACGACAGATAGCTGAACATCGCAAGGCTGACATCATAAAAGCCCTTGAGACAGAAAATCAAGATATAGAAAGAACCAAAAATCACATCCATGGTATAATCCTCAGTTTAACAGCAGAAattaacaaagaaaatgaaaacctTTATGAAGCTCCACAGAGGCTGCAGGTGCTGCAGGGATCTCTAGAGAATGCAAAAATCCGCctcagaaacctggagaaggagaaggaattAAGGATAAAGgaaagtgaagaaaagaaaaaggaagtcGAAAAATGGATGAAGGAAGAAGAGCAAAGAAGAGAGCAAGAG CATCCAGAGATGAAGTGTTCCCAGTTCGAGAACAGTTCAAGAAGTCCACACAGAGACGTCCAGTCCCCAGTGACTCAGATGCAGTTGGTGCTGCTGGGCAGAACAGGTTCAGGTAAAAGTGCCACTGGAAACACCATCTTAAATCAAAAATGTTTCCCATCTAAACCATGTATGGGTTCCGTGACAAAGAAAATCCAGAAAGAGTGTGGAGTAGTTCAGGGGCGGAGCCTGGCAGTAATTGACACTCCTGGCTGGTTTGACACCGCTGGTGAGCAAAGCAAGATAACACAGGAAGTGCAAAGATGTCTGTCCATGTGTTCACCTGGACCACATGCGTTTCTGCTCATCATACCAATCGCTCGCTTCACAGAGGAGCAGCAGCAGACTGTAGACATGATTGAGAAGGTTTTCGAGGGGAACTTCAGTGATCACACGATCATCATATTTACCCGTGCAGATGAACTGGAAGGAGAGTCAATCGAGCAATTCATTTCAGAACAGGACCAGAGAATCCAGGATCTAATTGCACGATTCGGTGGGCGTTTCCTGGCTTTCAATAACAAGAACCCAGAGAATCGGGAGCAGGTGAATCATCTCCTGAAGAAGCTGGATGAGTTGCAAGAAAAACTAGATGACTCAATTAAGAAGGCCAAGCAGAAAATACGACAGATTGCTGAACGTCGCAAGGCTGACATCATAAAAGACCTTGAGACGGAAAATCAAGATATAGAAAGACGCAGGAGTCACATCCAGATTACAATCCTCAGTTTAACAGCAGAAattaacaaagaaaatgaaaacctTTATGAAGCTCCACAGAGGCTGCAGGTGCTGCAGGGATCTCTAGAGAATGCAGAAATCAGCctcagaaacctggagaaggagaaggagttAAAGATAAAGgaaagtgaagaaaagaaaaaggaagtagAAAAATGGATGAAGGAAGAAGAGCAAAGAAGAGAgcaagaggaaagagagaaggcTTTAAATGAGGATGGAAAGGAATGGtattataatgaaaaatatatgaCTATCCTGAAGTACCTCATAATTTTTTTGGGAGGTGCTGGAGTTGGAGTTGGATTTACGTTTCTACCTGCACTTTTTATGACTGCAGCACCTGTAGGAATAGCAGCAGAGTTAGCTGCACTACTCGGACCAGAGCTT
- the LOC131371111 gene encoding GTPase IMAP family member 8-like isoform X1 codes for MHPEMRRSQFKNSSPHRDVQSPVTQLRLVLLGRTGSGKSATGNTILDKECFPSALSMSSVTKQCKRECGVVQGRSLAVIDTPGWFDTSLHQNKITEEVLRCLAMCSPGPHAFLLIIPIARFTEEQQQTVDMIEKVFKGNFSDHTIIIFTRADELEGETIEQFISEQDERIQDLIAQFGGRFLDFNNKNPENRQQVKQLLKKLDELLELNKYHHFTNRETEVVEKAVTMLEQKKQEKLDESIKKAKQEVRQIAEHRKADIIKALETENQDIERTKNHIHGIILSLTAEINKENENLYEAPQRLQVLQGSLENAKIRLRNLEKEKELRIKESEEKKKEVEKWMKEEEQRREQEHPEMKCSQFENSSRSPHRDVQSPVTQMQLVLLGRTGSGKSATGNTILNQKCFPSKPCMGSVTKKIQKECGVVQGRSLAVIDTPGWFDTAGEQSKITQEVQRCLSMCSPGPHAFLLIIPIARFTEEQQQTVDMIEKVFEGNFSDHTIIIFTRADELEGESIEQFISEQDQRIQDLIARFGGRFLAFNNKNPENREQVNHLLKKLDELQEKLDDSIKKAKQKIRQIAERRKADIIKDLETENQDIERRRSHIQITILSLTAEINKENENLYEAPQRLQVLQGSLENAEISLRNLEKEKELKIKESEEKKKEVEKWMKEEEQRREQEEREKALNEDGKEWYYNEKYMTILKYLIIFLGGAGVGVGFTFLPALFMTAAPVGIAAELAALLGPELAAAVMAAATKAAPLIGVASKVAPMVTSLCSIQ; via the exons CATCCAGAGATGAGGCGTTCCCAGTTCAAGAACTCCAGTCCACACAGAGACGTCCAGTCCCCAGTGACACAGCTACGGTTGGTGCTGCTGGGCAGAACAGGTTCAGGTAAAAGTGCCACTGGAAACACCATCTTGGATAAAGAATGTTTTCCATCTGCACTGAGCATGAGCTCAGTGACAAAGCAATGCAAGAGGGAATGTGGAGTAGTTCAGGGGCGGAGCCTGGCAGTGATTGACACTCCTGGCTGGTTCGACACTTCCCTccaccaaaataaaataacagaggAAGTGCTACGATGTCTGGCCATGTGTTCACCTGGACCACATGCGTTTCTGCTCATCATACCAATCGCTCGCTTCACAGAGGAGCAGCAGCAGACTGTAGACATGATTGAGAAGGTTTTCAAGGGGAACTTCAGTGACCACACGATCATCATATTTACCCGTGCAGACGAGCTGGAAGGAGAGACAATTGAGCAATTTATATCAGAACAGGACGAGAGAATCCAGGATCTAATTGCACAATTCGGTGGGCGGTTCCTGGATTTCAACAACAAGAACCCAGAGAATCGGCAGCAGGTGAAACAGCTCCTGAAGAAGCTGGATGAGTTGCTGGAACTTAACAAGTACCATCACTTCACCAACCGGGAAACAGAAGTTGTAGAGAAGGCAGTAACAATGTTGGAAcagaaaaagcaagaaaaactgGATGAATCAATTAAGAAGGCCAAGCAGGAAGTACGACAGATAGCTGAACATCGCAAGGCTGACATCATAAAAGCCCTTGAGACAGAAAATCAAGATATAGAAAGAACCAAAAATCACATCCATGGTATAATCCTCAGTTTAACAGCAGAAattaacaaagaaaatgaaaacctTTATGAAGCTCCACAGAGGCTGCAGGTGCTGCAGGGATCTCTAGAGAATGCAAAAATCCGCctcagaaacctggagaaggagaaggaattAAGGATAAAGgaaagtgaagaaaagaaaaaggaagtcGAAAAATGGATGAAGGAAGAAGAGCAAAGAAGAGAGCAAGAG CATCCAGAGATGAAGTGTTCCCAGTTCGAGAACAGTTCAAGAAGTCCACACAGAGACGTCCAGTCCCCAGTGACTCAGATGCAGTTGGTGCTGCTGGGCAGAACAGGTTCAGGTAAAAGTGCCACTGGAAACACCATCTTAAATCAAAAATGTTTCCCATCTAAACCATGTATGGGTTCCGTGACAAAGAAAATCCAGAAAGAGTGTGGAGTAGTTCAGGGGCGGAGCCTGGCAGTAATTGACACTCCTGGCTGGTTTGACACCGCTGGTGAGCAAAGCAAGATAACACAGGAAGTGCAAAGATGTCTGTCCATGTGTTCACCTGGACCACATGCGTTTCTGCTCATCATACCAATCGCTCGCTTCACAGAGGAGCAGCAGCAGACTGTAGACATGATTGAGAAGGTTTTCGAGGGGAACTTCAGTGATCACACGATCATCATATTTACCCGTGCAGATGAACTGGAAGGAGAGTCAATCGAGCAATTCATTTCAGAACAGGACCAGAGAATCCAGGATCTAATTGCACGATTCGGTGGGCGTTTCCTGGCTTTCAATAACAAGAACCCAGAGAATCGGGAGCAGGTGAATCATCTCCTGAAGAAGCTGGATGAGTTGCAAGAAAAACTAGATGACTCAATTAAGAAGGCCAAGCAGAAAATACGACAGATTGCTGAACGTCGCAAGGCTGACATCATAAAAGACCTTGAGACGGAAAATCAAGATATAGAAAGACGCAGGAGTCACATCCAGATTACAATCCTCAGTTTAACAGCAGAAattaacaaagaaaatgaaaacctTTATGAAGCTCCACAGAGGCTGCAGGTGCTGCAGGGATCTCTAGAGAATGCAGAAATCAGCctcagaaacctggagaaggagaaggagttAAAGATAAAGgaaagtgaagaaaagaaaaaggaagtagAAAAATGGATGAAGGAAGAAGAGCAAAGAAGAGAgcaagaggaaagagagaaggcTTTAAATGAGGATGGAAAGGAATGGtattataatgaaaaatatatgaCTATCCTGAAGTACCTCATAATTTTTTTGGGAGGTGCTGGAGTTGGAGTTGGATTTACGTTTCTACCTGCACTTTTTATGACTGCAGCACCTGTAGGAATAGCAGCAGAGTTAGCTGCACTACTCGGACCAGAGCTT